The following are encoded in a window of Rhodomicrobium lacus genomic DNA:
- a CDS encoding FFLEELY motif protein, which yields MTTKNEIAKRIESLLDASAELRARLAARPQGEAARDALRQWQAERLQREHAHIVANPLYTKTATFFLSDIYGPKDLSRHEEEVRRILPVMKAVLPEAGLETVADAIEVNTISESLDTDMLEALGQGVFALDIDKWVAAYKKVGRRADRERQIALIASLGRSLDRLTRKPFIGTALSMMKKPAEVAGLAELQSFLERGYDAFHSMKGSSAAFVRGVTERETQLMNEWLPKEGAGAL from the coding sequence TTGACTACCAAGAACGAGATTGCCAAGCGCATTGAATCGCTTCTCGACGCTTCGGCTGAGCTTAGGGCGCGGCTTGCGGCACGGCCGCAGGGCGAAGCTGCTCGCGATGCTCTGCGGCAGTGGCAGGCGGAACGTCTTCAGCGTGAGCACGCCCACATCGTGGCTAATCCGCTCTACACCAAGACGGCAACGTTTTTCCTGAGCGATATCTACGGTCCCAAAGACCTGAGCCGCCATGAGGAAGAAGTTCGGCGCATCCTTCCTGTGATGAAGGCTGTATTGCCTGAAGCGGGGCTTGAGACCGTGGCCGATGCGATAGAGGTCAATACGATTTCGGAGTCGCTCGACACCGACATGCTGGAGGCGCTTGGGCAGGGCGTTTTTGCGTTGGACATCGACAAGTGGGTGGCGGCCTACAAGAAGGTCGGACGCCGCGCCGACCGTGAGCGCCAGATTGCGCTGATCGCGAGTCTGGGCCGTTCGCTCGACCGGCTCACGCGCAAGCCGTTCATCGGCACTGCGCTTTCAATGATGAAGAAGCCCGCCGAGGTCGCGGGGCTGGCTGAACTGCAAAGTTTCCTTGAGCGCGGCTATGATGCCTTTCACTCCATGAAAGGCAGTTCGGCTGCATTCGTGCGCGGCGTCACAGAGCGCGAGACGCAGTTGATGAACGAGTGGCTTCCGAAGGAAGGCGCGGGGGCGCTTTGA
- a CDS encoding ABC transporter ATP-binding protein: protein MRLKVSKLVTGYNRDPILNGVSFDLEAGTLLAVLGHNGAGKSSLVRSLVGLLPAWEGTIEIEGHDVTTRPSKERIRAGLAVSFQDDPVFPTLPVKTNLRLGGYAHWRDRKRIERRTEEVLTLFPKLRVHYLRPAYTMSGGERRMLSIAMALMSEPTVLLLDEPSTGLSPGMTAHVFESIESVSRSLGISVLLIEQNVEQALRHADRVLVLKTGKVVFDGAPENLASDATELVMMF from the coding sequence ATGAGATTGAAGGTCAGCAAGCTTGTCACGGGCTACAATCGGGATCCAATCCTGAATGGGGTGAGCTTTGATCTCGAAGCCGGGACGCTTCTTGCTGTGCTTGGCCATAACGGTGCGGGAAAGTCGTCCCTTGTCCGTTCCCTCGTCGGACTTCTGCCTGCGTGGGAGGGGACGATCGAGATCGAAGGACACGACGTCACCACAAGGCCATCAAAGGAGCGTATTCGGGCGGGGCTTGCCGTATCATTTCAGGATGACCCTGTTTTCCCTACGCTTCCCGTAAAGACCAACCTGCGTCTTGGCGGTTATGCCCATTGGCGCGACCGCAAGCGCATCGAGCGACGCACGGAGGAAGTGCTTACCCTTTTCCCAAAGCTGCGCGTTCATTACTTGCGGCCGGCCTACACCATGAGCGGTGGCGAGCGTCGCATGCTTTCGATCGCGATGGCCCTCATGAGTGAACCGACCGTTCTTCTTCTCGACGAGCCTTCGACAGGACTATCGCCCGGCATGACCGCCCACGTGTTCGAAAGCATCGAATCGGTTTCGCGCAGCCTGGGGATTTCTGTGCTGCTCATTGAACAGAACGTGGAGCAGGCGCTTCGACACGCCGACAGAGTACTTGTCTTGAAAACCGGCAAGGTCGTTTTCGATGGGGCCCCGGAAAATCTGGCCTCGGACGCCACAGAACTCGTCATGATGTTCTAG
- a CDS encoding ABC transporter substrate-binding protein: protein MAFLFTIAAACIGGGKAWADELPLGICQSTAQGPAKFSTALWKGAEIAISEINSQGGVNGRKLKPVPVDVGNNDPAQARLSLNKAIDVDKIVTLVCWGTNVMVQNGPLIDEADIAAFTTSSGTGVVKASKLTQQLEAVTTLYCKVSAKHVKAQYPDVKTFAVLYVNYEFGIEMRDKCADEFGKLGITLVASEGHPNAPPDLRAQVTKLLEAKPDAIYLAPIGGGTVALGIRTARELGFDGLLVTYGAGDTPDIYNLKVAEKNFFFVGNEVPETAPDVVKQTTATYGGYTPFGYEYVWLAAKLIKEAGGSEISGKKLIAKLREEGDIQTPVNRYIFKADGNTSRPLAIFTIANGGRKLERILSASEIE from the coding sequence TTGGCATTCTTGTTCACCATCGCCGCAGCCTGCATCGGCGGCGGCAAGGCCTGGGCGGACGAGCTTCCGCTCGGCATCTGTCAGAGTACAGCACAAGGCCCGGCGAAATTCTCTACCGCCCTCTGGAAGGGCGCGGAGATCGCGATCTCCGAGATCAACTCGCAAGGCGGTGTCAATGGCCGCAAGCTGAAACCGGTGCCTGTCGATGTCGGAAACAACGATCCGGCGCAAGCACGCCTGTCTCTCAACAAGGCCATCGACGTTGACAAGATTGTCACACTGGTTTGCTGGGGCACCAACGTCATGGTGCAGAACGGGCCGCTGATCGACGAAGCCGATATCGCTGCCTTCACCACATCTTCCGGGACCGGCGTCGTCAAGGCGTCGAAGCTGACGCAGCAGCTGGAAGCCGTCACCACGCTCTACTGCAAGGTTTCCGCCAAGCACGTCAAGGCACAGTATCCGGATGTGAAGACCTTCGCCGTGCTCTACGTCAATTATGAGTTCGGCATCGAGATGCGCGATAAATGTGCGGACGAGTTTGGCAAGCTCGGCATCACGCTCGTCGCGTCCGAGGGCCACCCGAACGCCCCGCCGGATCTTCGCGCCCAGGTAACGAAGCTGCTGGAAGCCAAACCCGATGCCATCTATCTGGCTCCGATCGGCGGCGGCACTGTCGCCCTCGGAATTCGCACCGCGCGGGAACTCGGCTTCGATGGGCTCCTCGTCACCTACGGCGCTGGCGACACGCCCGACATCTATAACCTCAAGGTTGCAGAAAAGAACTTCTTCTTTGTCGGCAATGAAGTGCCCGAGACTGCGCCAGATGTGGTGAAGCAAACAACGGCGACCTACGGCGGTTATACGCCGTTCGGCTACGAGTATGTCTGGCTGGCAGCGAAACTGATCAAGGAAGCTGGCGGCAGCGAAATATCGGGCAAGAAGCTTATCGCGAAGCTCAGGGAAGAAGGCGACATCCAAACCCCGGTCAATCGCTATATCTTCAAGGCCGACGGCAACACCAGCCGACCGCTCGCGATCTTCACAATCGCAAATGGTGGACGGAAGCTCGAACGCATCCTCTCCGCCTCGGAAATCGAGTAA
- a CDS encoding ABC transporter permease subunit produces MAYIVDVLTLALILVIAVHGYMLIKGLGGLMHLGHAVFYGLGAYAAAIFSTKVLPPNVFPLTVILGALAASLGALLIGWPALKARARYFMIVTFAMQLIFVTLVINFGFTGGPDGLSGIPRFSLGTWEPGRRWVLDLGIAQITYAQVKLLIVVSFAAVSFWFCSRIIRSPYGRLVRAVRDDERVVEAHGRSATLVKLSVLLIGAGLAGAAGALFAHHFNYVGPSQFELDLTMLMLAMLIFGGQFSLTGATIGVFAMMGLLEGLRFALDNWLGVPFEMTAPLRQAAYALFLIGVLVLRPNGLFRERTAEYVKPSGDSPAVFPNARAAADRSVDPLSAGPVLTCSGLHKSFAGLKAVDEAGFSLHPREIVAIIGSNGAGKTTVFNILSGFESADGGEALLLGKPILGLASQDIARLGLGRTFQDVRIWNRLTVIENILAASPHQAGENPARLFLTPGRVGDNESDNLKRAWALLERFGLGEKANHLGSELSYAQRKMLSLARITSFAPHVVLLDEPTSGVDPKRLDTFLGHIKDFAERDGRAVCLIEHNMAVVKAVADRVVYMDGGKVLASGTADDVLGDAGLMRRYLGQREAVAA; encoded by the coding sequence ATGGCATACATAGTCGACGTTCTGACGCTCGCCCTCATTCTGGTTATCGCCGTGCACGGGTATATGCTCATCAAGGGGCTCGGCGGTCTCATGCATCTGGGACACGCCGTGTTTTACGGTCTCGGAGCCTATGCGGCGGCGATATTTTCCACAAAGGTACTGCCGCCGAACGTTTTCCCGTTGACCGTCATTCTCGGCGCACTTGCCGCAAGCCTCGGTGCGCTGCTGATCGGTTGGCCCGCGCTCAAGGCACGCGCCCGCTATTTCATGATCGTGACGTTCGCGATGCAACTCATCTTCGTGACGCTCGTGATCAACTTCGGCTTCACCGGCGGCCCGGACGGCCTTTCCGGTATTCCACGCTTCTCGCTAGGCACCTGGGAGCCGGGTCGGCGCTGGGTTCTCGATCTCGGCATCGCGCAGATCACTTATGCGCAGGTCAAGCTGCTGATCGTCGTTTCGTTTGCCGCCGTGTCGTTCTGGTTTTGCAGTCGCATCATTCGTTCACCCTACGGTCGCCTCGTTCGGGCCGTGCGCGACGACGAGCGCGTCGTCGAGGCCCATGGACGCAGCGCCACCCTTGTCAAGTTGTCGGTGCTGCTGATCGGGGCGGGACTTGCGGGCGCGGCTGGAGCACTCTTCGCTCATCACTTCAACTACGTCGGACCATCCCAGTTCGAACTCGACCTCACGATGCTGATGCTGGCCATGCTGATCTTCGGCGGTCAGTTCAGCCTCACGGGCGCCACTATCGGCGTCTTCGCGATGATGGGGCTCCTTGAGGGTCTACGCTTCGCGCTCGACAACTGGCTCGGGGTGCCATTCGAAATGACGGCGCCTCTTCGCCAGGCCGCCTATGCGCTCTTTCTCATCGGCGTTCTCGTCTTGCGCCCCAACGGCTTGTTTCGCGAGCGCACAGCAGAATACGTGAAGCCATCAGGCGACAGCCCGGCTGTTTTCCCGAATGCGAGAGCGGCGGCTGATCGCAGCGTCGACCCGCTTTCCGCCGGGCCGGTTCTCACATGCTCCGGCCTGCATAAATCGTTTGCCGGATTAAAGGCCGTGGACGAGGCCGGTTTCAGTCTGCACCCTCGTGAGATCGTCGCTATCATCGGCTCGAACGGCGCGGGCAAGACGACCGTCTTCAATATCCTGAGCGGGTTCGAGAGCGCGGATGGTGGCGAGGCGCTGCTACTCGGCAAGCCGATTCTCGGTCTGGCATCGCAAGACATTGCCAGGCTCGGGCTTGGGCGCACGTTCCAGGACGTAAGAATCTGGAACAGACTTACGGTCATTGAGAACATACTTGCGGCATCGCCTCATCAGGCGGGCGAAAATCCCGCTCGACTCTTCCTCACGCCGGGGCGTGTCGGGGACAACGAGTCTGACAACCTCAAGCGGGCATGGGCGCTCCTCGAACGCTTCGGACTAGGCGAAAAAGCAAACCATCTCGGCAGCGAGTTGTCCTATGCGCAACGCAAGATGCTGTCTCTCGCCCGGATCACCTCTTTCGCCCCGCATGTCGTCCTGCTCGACGAGCCGACATCAGGCGTCGACCCCAAGCGTCTCGATACCTTCCTTGGGCATATCAAGGATTTCGCGGAGCGCGATGGCCGGGCAGTCTGCCTGATCGAACACAACATGGCTGTTGTGAAGGCCGTGGCCGACCGCGTTGTGTACATGGATGGAGGCAAGGTTCTCGCGAGCGGCACGGCTGATGACGTGCTGGGAGACGCGGGGCTGATGCGGCGCTATCTCGGACAAAGGGAGGCGGTGGCGGCATGA
- a CDS encoding branched-chain amino acid ABC transporter permease, which translates to MTSVHSVLPFIVNGISLGLSISLVALAMALIWRTAGIVDFGLGAVYLFAAYATFVLTKIVGLPLPAAILGALAVGCATSVLLYVLIYRGFIKNHAPLFVMVLVGISFFTATQNLISAFGSPEKRYVIDQILPGIELLGTRLNAAQIAKMAASLIALVGVALFCTRTGPGLTICAVADNKTLAQGVGIAPNRTYIWVYAIAGLLVAFAAIPDTLETGVDPFVAMNPVFLALAAIIIGGLNTFKSPILGAVLLGLAFHLAVWILPATWQEVVAYGFVLAVLLARPQGLFGGINPVRERA; encoded by the coding sequence ATGACATCGGTGCATTCGGTGCTGCCGTTCATCGTCAACGGCATATCGCTTGGTCTCAGCATCTCTCTTGTGGCGCTTGCGATGGCACTTATCTGGCGAACGGCCGGAATCGTGGATTTCGGCCTGGGGGCGGTCTATCTCTTCGCCGCCTATGCCACATTCGTTCTGACCAAAATCGTTGGCTTGCCTCTCCCCGCCGCTATCCTTGGAGCGCTGGCCGTCGGCTGCGCAACATCCGTCCTTCTCTACGTCCTCATTTATCGCGGTTTCATAAAAAACCACGCGCCCTTGTTCGTAATGGTGCTCGTCGGGATTTCGTTCTTTACGGCAACGCAGAACCTGATTTCCGCCTTCGGGAGCCCTGAAAAGCGCTACGTCATCGATCAGATCCTGCCCGGCATCGAATTGCTGGGTACCCGGCTCAACGCCGCCCAGATCGCGAAGATGGCCGCAAGCCTGATCGCGCTTGTTGGCGTCGCTCTGTTCTGCACGAGAACGGGGCCGGGCCTTACCATCTGTGCTGTCGCGGATAACAAGACGCTGGCTCAAGGTGTCGGCATCGCACCCAATCGGACCTACATCTGGGTGTACGCAATAGCAGGACTGCTGGTGGCCTTCGCCGCGATCCCCGACACGCTCGAAACCGGAGTCGATCCCTTCGTGGCGATGAACCCCGTGTTTCTCGCGCTTGCAGCAATCATCATCGGCGGCCTCAACACTTTCAAAAGTCCGATCCTCGGGGCGGTTCTGCTCGGTCTCGCCTTCCATCTCGCGGTTTGGATCCTGCCCGCAACGTGGCAGGAAGTGGTCGCTTACGGTTTCGTTCTCGCGGTTCTGCTGGCCCGTCCTCAAGGTCTGTTCGGCGGTATCAATCCCGTCAGGGAGCGCGCCTGA
- a CDS encoding AMP-binding protein has protein sequence MAFEQYALTDRTVGHILADKARKNGGKTFLTFEHSRVSYEELHVRTNRLANGFADLGIRKGERVGLLLDNTPDLLLIELALGKIGAVAVPINSAARGDLLRYFVQKARCVAVVVEAELSDRLWAYEEDLTDVRLVIVRGKGAAVRSFRGVTAQGFEGVEKGSDATPDVDVRFSDPHFVLFTSGTTGPSKGVLAAQAQGWGTAEIFTRHTSLSRDDILYTCLPLFHVNAIWNTSYTAIWTDAEVALSRRFSASRFWDEIRAAGATQFAALGAMITIIWNQPERPDDADNPVRLCFTVPTPADFIQKFESRFALKNVTWFSMSENFPIVMYLPGDPLDKMASMGKPRGDAEVRIVDENDVELPAGEIGELVFRPADPWRVMLGYDQMAEATVSNNRNFWFHTGDRAWKDEDGWFWYVDRIKDSIRRRGENISTQELEALVRQHPDIDDVAAIAVPSELSEDEVMIYVKAREGAALTAEGIIRFCDGRMPYYMVPRYVDFVDEFPLTPTEKIQKYKLRERALATLSNVFDREKAGIKVSR, from the coding sequence ATGGCATTCGAGCAATATGCGCTGACCGACAGGACGGTCGGACACATTCTTGCGGACAAGGCGCGCAAGAACGGCGGCAAGACTTTTCTCACCTTTGAACACAGCCGCGTCTCCTATGAGGAGTTGCATGTGCGGACCAACCGCCTCGCCAACGGATTTGCGGACCTCGGTATCCGCAAGGGCGAGCGTGTCGGCCTTCTGCTCGACAACACGCCCGACCTTTTGCTCATAGAACTCGCGCTCGGCAAGATCGGCGCGGTTGCGGTGCCGATCAACTCGGCCGCACGCGGAGATCTGCTGCGGTACTTTGTTCAGAAAGCTCGCTGCGTGGCGGTCGTCGTGGAAGCGGAACTCTCCGACAGGCTGTGGGCGTATGAAGAAGACCTTACGGATGTGCGCCTCGTCATCGTGCGGGGGAAGGGCGCCGCGGTGCGAAGTTTTCGTGGCGTGACGGCGCAGGGATTCGAGGGCGTCGAAAAGGGAAGCGACGCCACGCCGGACGTTGATGTGAGATTTTCGGACCCGCATTTTGTGCTCTTTACCTCCGGGACGACGGGGCCCTCGAAAGGCGTTCTCGCCGCCCAGGCGCAAGGCTGGGGTACGGCCGAGATTTTCACGCGGCACACGTCGCTTTCCCGTGACGATATCCTGTACACCTGTCTGCCGCTCTTTCATGTCAACGCGATCTGGAACACTTCCTACACGGCGATATGGACCGACGCCGAGGTTGCGCTGTCGCGCCGGTTTTCCGCGAGCCGCTTCTGGGACGAAATCCGGGCTGCGGGGGCAACACAGTTTGCCGCGCTGGGGGCGATGATCACCATCATCTGGAACCAGCCGGAACGCCCTGACGATGCGGACAACCCCGTTCGCCTTTGCTTCACCGTGCCGACGCCCGCAGATTTCATCCAGAAATTCGAATCCCGCTTCGCGCTCAAGAACGTGACGTGGTTCTCGATGAGCGAAAATTTCCCGATCGTGATGTATCTGCCCGGCGATCCTCTTGACAAGATGGCGTCCATGGGCAAGCCGCGCGGCGACGCCGAAGTCAGGATCGTCGATGAGAATGACGTCGAGCTACCTGCCGGCGAAATCGGCGAACTTGTCTTCCGGCCCGCCGATCCGTGGCGCGTGATGCTCGGCTACGACCAGATGGCGGAGGCAACCGTCTCCAACAACCGCAACTTTTGGTTCCACACGGGCGACCGCGCGTGGAAAGACGAGGACGGCTGGTTCTGGTACGTCGATCGCATCAAGGACAGCATCCGGCGGCGCGGCGAAAACATTTCCACGCAGGAATTGGAAGCCCTCGTCAGGCAGCACCCGGATATCGACGATGTGGCGGCCATTGCGGTTCCTTCGGAGCTTTCCGAGGATGAGGTCATGATCTACGTGAAGGCGCGGGAGGGGGCGGCGCTCACAGCCGAGGGGATCATCCGCTTCTGCGACGGCCGGATGCCTTACTATATGGTTCCGCGTTATGTCGATTTTGTCGATGAGTTCCCGCTGACTCCAACCGAAAAAATCCAGAAATACAAACTTAGAGAACGAGCGTTAGCAACGCTTTCAAACGTGTTTGACCGCGAGAAGGCTGGCATCAAAGTGTCGCGCTGA
- a CDS encoding 2-oxoacid:acceptor oxidoreductase family protein — translation MTNSNIIIVGQSGQGIILASKIIVAALDRAGLRFAATEYPAITHRFAITSAHIRTGDRFLSPRIRPREGDLIIGLEPFETFRTSLLFANAGTEVITNDAFVRVNGEPNHLLKAPIAADSVEEIQQHLATRGVARVTAIPATRLAFDVVKSRAGANAILLGAAFASGRLPVSLDIIVETIFALSPRDTGARNRDGFRAGIEAYHSSKS, via the coding sequence ATGACGAACAGCAACATCATCATTGTCGGCCAGTCCGGGCAGGGCATTATTCTTGCCTCGAAAATCATTGTGGCTGCGCTTGATCGCGCGGGTCTTCGGTTCGCAGCCACTGAATACCCTGCCATAACGCATCGCTTCGCGATTACCTCGGCTCATATCCGAACCGGCGACCGTTTTCTTTCACCCCGCATCCGCCCGCGCGAGGGGGATCTCATCATCGGGCTCGAACCGTTTGAGACTTTCAGGACGAGCCTCCTTTTCGCAAATGCCGGAACCGAAGTGATCACGAACGACGCTTTTGTTCGTGTCAACGGCGAGCCAAACCATCTGTTGAAGGCACCCATTGCTGCGGATTCGGTGGAAGAGATCCAGCAGCATCTGGCCACGCGGGGCGTAGCGCGCGTAACCGCGATCCCGGCGACACGGCTTGCCTTCGATGTCGTGAAAAGTCGCGCGGGAGCCAACGCGATCCTGCTCGGCGCTGCTTTCGCCTCCGGCCGACTTCCCGTCTCGCTCGACATCATCGTAGAGACGATTTTCGCCCTGTCCCCCCGCGATACCGGCGCGCGCAATCGCGACGGTTTCAGGGCCGGGATTGAAGCCTACCATTCATCGAAGAGTTGA
- a CDS encoding indolepyruvate ferredoxin oxidoreductase subunit alpha, which produces MLKKHSHFSHQLVDPSNKFVSGDLTRDQPGEAAVLTCNDAIARGAIEAGVRVVACYPGAPVSYVIDALSAAAQVFPEMHVEWSANEKCAYEVALGAAMSETRSMCLMKNVGVPWILDPLASSSMVGVGGLVIVAGDDPGAETTQAEEDFRNLARFAEVPVLEPATLQEVKDMVAYAFRLSEDIAMPVFVRVTVRQGYSRGKVTFGAIDHEKRRIAPRFEKNVTRGWSGYPALGWPETGTALLHKRFHGEAPGAYLALMRDAPTEEGVLKAADGCPFNRLSGPDRASLCVITSGLASIETTEALSLLDAEEEVAVLKLGFTLPVPPALVKRTLAQYEQFLIVEETEAVIEEQVRALASEVEGAGRILGKKTKDIPYSGEITSEVIEPVIARLLDRPSTLADSRKAHEATLDFVRESVPFKVGGQFCAGCPETAPTRILREVLDTLPGEGIACGDSGCGFVSQYAPVSLTNTFVCMGAGLGVATGISHAGLGKIAAVMGDSTFFHNGIVELINAVYNRANVLLLILDNKSSAETGHQPHPGAFGLTATRKPTKELSLEEVIKPLQVDFLRVVDAYDVAELRKAFEEGMAVEGVSVVITTGACALIVDRQRKEKRATSEDTV; this is translated from the coding sequence ATGCTGAAAAAGCATTCCCATTTTTCACATCAGCTCGTCGATCCAAGCAACAAATTCGTGAGCGGCGATCTCACGCGCGATCAGCCGGGCGAAGCGGCTGTGCTGACCTGCAACGACGCCATTGCTCGCGGAGCGATCGAGGCCGGCGTGCGCGTCGTGGCCTGCTATCCGGGCGCGCCCGTGAGCTATGTCATCGACGCGCTTTCGGCCGCCGCGCAGGTTTTCCCGGAGATGCATGTCGAGTGGTCGGCGAACGAGAAATGCGCCTATGAAGTCGCCCTAGGGGCTGCGATGAGCGAGACGCGTTCGATGTGTCTCATGAAGAATGTGGGTGTGCCTTGGATCCTCGACCCGCTCGCATCGTCCAGCATGGTGGGCGTCGGCGGACTCGTGATCGTAGCGGGAGACGATCCGGGCGCGGAGACGACGCAGGCCGAGGAGGATTTCCGTAACCTCGCCCGCTTCGCTGAAGTCCCCGTTCTTGAGCCTGCGACGTTGCAGGAGGTGAAGGACATGGTCGCCTACGCCTTCAGGCTTTCCGAAGACATCGCCATGCCGGTCTTCGTGCGCGTCACGGTGCGCCAGGGATACAGCCGCGGGAAGGTGACGTTCGGAGCGATCGACCACGAGAAGCGCCGCATCGCTCCTCGGTTCGAGAAAAACGTTACGCGGGGCTGGAGCGGCTATCCGGCGCTGGGTTGGCCGGAAACCGGCACCGCTCTGCTGCACAAGCGGTTCCACGGCGAAGCGCCCGGCGCTTATCTGGCGCTCATGCGCGATGCGCCGACAGAGGAAGGAGTGCTGAAGGCCGCTGACGGCTGTCCGTTCAACAGACTCTCAGGTCCGGATAGAGCGTCGCTTTGCGTCATTACTTCCGGCTTGGCGTCCATCGAGACGACAGAGGCGCTTTCACTGCTCGATGCGGAGGAGGAAGTGGCCGTTCTGAAACTCGGTTTTACGCTCCCGGTGCCTCCGGCTCTCGTGAAGCGCACGCTCGCCCAATACGAGCAGTTTCTTATTGTCGAGGAGACTGAGGCCGTGATTGAGGAACAGGTGCGCGCACTTGCAAGCGAGGTGGAGGGCGCGGGACGCATTCTCGGGAAAAAGACGAAGGATATCCCGTACTCCGGAGAAATCACCTCGGAGGTCATCGAGCCGGTGATTGCGCGTCTCCTCGACCGGCCATCCACGCTGGCGGATTCGAGAAAGGCGCACGAAGCGACGCTCGATTTCGTGCGCGAGAGCGTGCCGTTCAAAGTCGGTGGCCAGTTCTGCGCCGGCTGTCCGGAAACCGCGCCGACGCGCATTCTTCGCGAGGTGCTCGATACGCTCCCAGGCGAGGGGATCGCCTGCGGCGACTCCGGCTGTGGCTTCGTTTCGCAATACGCGCCTGTAAGCCTGACGAATACCTTCGTCTGCATGGGCGCCGGCCTCGGGGTCGCCACCGGCATCAGCCATGCGGGATTGGGGAAGATCGCCGCCGTGATGGGCGATAGCACCTTCTTCCATAATGGGATCGTGGAACTCATCAACGCGGTCTACAACCGTGCGAACGTCCTGTTGCTGATCCTCGACAACAAGTCGTCGGCGGAGACGGGCCACCAGCCGCATCCGGGGGCATTTGGTCTGACAGCGACGCGAAAGCCCACGAAAGAGCTTTCGCTCGAAGAAGTCATCAAACCCCTGCAGGTGGACTTTTTACGCGTTGTCGACGCCTACGATGTGGCCGAACTGCGCAAGGCCTTCGAGGAGGGGATGGCGGTAGAGGGCGTTTCGGTCGTCATCACGACGGGAGCCTGCGCACTCATCGTCGACCGTCAGCGGAAGGAAAAGCGCGCAACGAGCGAGGACACCGTCTGA